The following are from one region of the Silene latifolia isolate original U9 population chromosome 9, ASM4854445v1, whole genome shotgun sequence genome:
- the LOC141600861 gene encoding uncharacterized protein LOC141600861 — protein MEAVQTVELEVPSLRILLQSQVPEADWVQARYDSLVMLDERRLNALYHVQLYQKRIKRAFNKKVIPRGTSEGDLVLKSVRALLPIDPRGTFKPNWAGPYLVKKILSGGVVRLTYLDGNDFTNPTNLDQMKK, from the coding sequence ATGGAAGCGGTCCAAACAGTTGAGCTAGAAGTACCGTCCCTAAGGATCCTTCTACAAAGCCAGGTTCCTGAAGCAGATTGGGTTCAAGCAAGATATGATTCACtagtcatgctcgacgagcggcGTTTGAACGCATTATACCATGTCCAACTCTACCAGAAAAGGATAAAGAGAGCTTTCAACAAAAAGGTGATACCGAGGGGAACTAGTGAGGGAGATCTGGTTCTGAAATCAGTTAGAGCTTTGttaccaattgacccgaggggtaCGTTCAAACCAAATTGGGCAGGCCCTTATTTGGTAAAGAAAATTTTGTCGGGAGGTGTTGTTCGATTAACATATTTGGATGGGAATGACTTCACAAATCCTACGAATTTGGACCAGATGAAGAAATAA